CAGCCCCACCACGGTCGCCACCGGCAGCGACCGGGCCGCGCCGGCCAGCGCGAGCGGCACGAGCACCGCGAGCACGGTCGCGACGCGGAACGCGCGCACCCCGCCGCGCAGGATGTCCTGCGCGATCACCCCGGCGACCGACACCGTCAGCCCCGACGACGTCGACAGGAACGCCGCGAACGCCCCCGCGGTCACCAGCGCGGTCAGGAACTCGCCCACCGGCCCGCCGACCAGCCGGCCGGGCAGCGCGATGACCACCGTGTCGCTCTCCGGCATGCCGTAGACGTGGCCGAGGTAGCCGTACACGGCCGGCATCAGGTAGAAGGCGCCGAGCAGCGTCAGCACGAGAAGCGTGGTCCGGCGCGCGGCCCGGCCGTCGGGATTGGTGTAGAAGCGGACGAGCACGTGCGGCAGCCCCATCGTCCCGAGGAACGTCGCGAGGATCAGCGAGTAGGTCTCGTAGACCGGGTGCTCGCGCCCGTGCAGCGGCAGCGCCCACTCGTCCCCCGGGGCGAGCCCGGGCGTCCCGTCGGACCACCAGGCCACGAGCATGAACGCCAGCGGCACCGCCAGCGCGGTCAGCTTCAGCCAGTACTGGAACGCCTGGACGAAGGTGATCGACCGCATGCCGCCCGACAGCACGTTGGTCGCGACCACCACCGCCACCAGCAGGCTGCCCGCCCACGGCGGCGCCCCGGTGATCGTACGGAAGACCAGCCCGGCGCTCTGGAACTGCGGCATGAGGTACAGCCAGCCGATCAGCACGACGAGCACGCTCGACAGCCGCCGCACCGTCATCGACTCCAGGCGCGCCTCGGCGAAGTCGGGCAGGGTGTAGGCCCCCGACCGCCGCAGCGGCGCCGACACCAGCACGAGCAGCACGAGATAGCCGCCGGTCCAGCCGACCGGCAGCCAGAGCATGTCCGCGCCGAAGGTGAGGATCAGGCCCGCGATGCCGAGGAAGGAGGCCGCCGACAGGTACTCGCCCCCGATCGCCGAGGCGTTCCACAGCGGCGACACCGTACGCGAGGCGACGTAGAAGTCCGACGTGGTGCGGGACATCCGGATGCCGAACGCACCGATGAGCACGGTCGCCAGCATCACCAGGACGACCGCGGCGATCTGGCTCACCGGCGTGCCGTCCTCACCGGCGCTCCACGAGGTCGGCGAAGTCCCGCTCGTTGCGCTCGGCCTGCCGCACGTACAGCCAGGCGCCCGCGACGAGCGCCGGGTAGACCAGCCCCGCGAGCACGACCCACGGCAGCGGCAGCCCGAGCAGCTGGACCGCCCGCAGCTCCGGGGCCAGCAGGAACAGCAGCGGCAGGCCGCCCACGACGCAGGCCAGCACGGTGCACACGAACAACGCCAGGCGGAACTGGGTCCGCACCAGCGAGCCCATGTAGACCTCGCCCAGGCGGGTCTGCTCGTCGATCTCCCGGGTGAGCGGGTGCCGCGGCCGACGCGCCGCCGCCGTGCGGGGGCTGGTCACCGTCACCCTGCGGGGCTTTCCGCCCGGCGCCGCCGCCTCGCCCTGTCCGCGCGCGCCCGTCGCCGCTTTGCGGGGCTTGCCGGTCACCGCCCGGACTCCGCGGCGCTCACCGGGCCTGGCCCTTCCTGGCCCGGCGGACGAGCAGGTCGCGCAGCTCCCGCGTGTGGCGGCGGCTCACCGGGATCTCGGTGTCGCCCACCCGCACCACGCACTTGCCCGAGTCGATGTGCAGCTCGTCGATGTGCTTGACCGCGACGAGATGGCTGCGATGGACGCGCAGGAACCCGGCCGACGCCCAGCGTTCCTCCAGCGTGGCCAGCGGGATGCGGACCAGGTGGCTGCCGGTCGCCGTGTGCAGCCGCGCGTAGTCGCCCTGCGCCTCGACGTAGCGCACCTCGGTGCTGGCCACGAACCGGGTGACGCCGCCCAGCTCGACCGGGATCGTGTCCGCCTGCGGTCCCTCTCCCTGCTCGCCCCGGCTGCCGCACACCCGGCGGATCGCCTCGGCCAGCCGCTCCGGCCGTACGGGCTTGAGCAGGTAGTCCTCGGCCTTCAGCTCGAACGCGTCGACGGCGTGGGCCTCGTACGCCGTCACGAAGACGATCTTCGGGGGCCGGGTGAACTGGGTCAGCAGCCGCCCCAGCACCACCCCGTCGAGCCCGCGCATGCGGATGTCGAGGAAGACCGCATCCACCGGCTTGCCGTCCGCGATCGCGCGGTCGAGCAGCCGCAGCGCGGCGGCTCCGTCGCGGGCGGTCAGCACGTCGCCGATCCGGGGGTCCGCGCGCAGCAGGTAGGCGACGTCCTCCAGCGCGGGCTGCTCGTCGTCAACCGCCAGAACCCGCAGACCGCTCACGATCACCCCTCTCACCGACCGATCCATAAGAGAGTGATGACCGGAACGTGCCGAAGTCAACGCCTCCTCATCACGACCGCATCACGGCTCGGATCGCGGTGGTCAGGGTCAGCCCGGGCGGCGGCGGAGCAGCGCCCCGGGGTCGAGCGTCACCCGGAACGGCTCGTCGAGCGTCACCGGCTCCCCCATCCGCACGTCGTGCCGCTGGCGATATTCGCCCGCGGCGAGCTCGAAGACGATGAGGCGCGGCTCCGGCTGGTCGAGACGGACCACCCAGTAGAACGGGATGCCGATGCTCGCGTAGACCTGACGCTTGGTGATCATGTCGCGGGTGATCGCGTCCTTGCCGGTGATCTCGGTGGCGATCAGGACGTCGTGCCCCTTGAGCAGGTCGTAGCCGCCCTCGGCCAGCTTGCCCGGCACGGTGACCAGATCGGGACTGCGGTAGCCGGACAATGGGCCCGGAACGTCGACGTCGACCGGGCCGATCGTGATCAGATCCAGCCCGGCGTCCTCGGCCGCGTCATCGAGGATGCGCATCAGCCGGTTGGCGACGTACTGGTGCTCGGGTGCGGGGGAGTTCATGACCAGGAGGTTCCCGTCCTCGATCTCGTACCGGAATCCTTCCGGCAGGTCGCGCGTATCGTCCCGGGTCCACGGGTAATCGGTCCCGTGCTGGTCGAACTCGATCGTCACGCTCATCAGCTTAGAACCTCCGGGCAAGGGGCGGCCTGACCAGTGCGGACACTAACAGTAATCGGATCGATACGCACAGCTTTTCGAATGGTCAGGACGCGAGGGGCACGACCCTCGGCTCAAGTCCGGACGCCGGGGTGATACTTGGGGACCCGTACGGCGACCTTGGTGCCGGCGCCCTCCCCGGTCTCCACCACGAGGCCGTACTCGTCGCCGTAGACCTGGCGCAGCCGCTCGTCGACGTTGGCCACGCCGATGCCGCCCGCGCCCGAGCGGTCCTCCCCCGCCAGCACCCGCCGCAGCCGTTCGGGGTCCATTCCGACGCCGTCGTCCTCGACGGTGATGACGCACTCCGCGCCCGCGTCCTCGGCGACGATCGTGATCCGGCCCACGCCCGGCTTGGCCTCCAGGCCGTGCCGTACGGCGTTCTCCACGAGCGGCTGCAGGCACAGGAACGGCACGGCCACGGGCAGCACCTCCGGCGCGATGCGCAGCGTGACCTCGAGCTGATCGCCGAACCTGGCCCGCTCGAGCGTGAGGTAGCGGTCGATCGAGCGCAGCTCCTCGGCCAGGGTGGTGAAGTCGCCGTGCCGCCGGAAGGAGTAGCGGGTGAAGTCGGCGAACTCCAGCAGCAGTTCCCTGGCCTGCTCGGGGTCGGTGCGGACGAACGACGCGATGGTGGTCAGCGAGTTGTAGATGAAGTGGGGCGAGATCTGCGCCCGCAGCGCCCGGACCTCCGCCTCCATCAGCATGGTCCGGGAGCGGTCGAGCTCGGCCAGCTCCAGCTGGGAGTCCACCCATCGCGCGACCTCCTGCGCCGCCCGCACGAGCCCGGCCGAGGCGTGGTCGCCGTACGCCGCGAGCGAGCCGACGACGCGGTCGTCGGTGGTGAGCGGGACGACGACGGCGTGCCTGACGGGGCACTCGGGCCGGGTGCAGTCGAGCGCGAGCACCTGGGTGCGGCCGTCCTTCAGCGTCTCCGCGGCGTGCTCGAACGCGTCGGCCGCGTGGTGGTCGCCCGCGCCGTCGTAGACGAGCAGCTCCTCCACGTTGGTGACGGCGATGGCCGGGGAGCCGAGCAGCTCGCGCAGGTGCCGCGACGCCTTGAGCGCCCCGGCCTGGGTGAGCCCGGCACGCAGCGGCGGCGCGGCCAGCGACGCGGTGTGCAGCGTCTCGAAGGTCGCCCGCTCGGCGGGACTGCTGCCGAGGTCGCGGCGGCCGCGCAGCACCCGCCACAGCACGACGGCCGGCACGGCGACGAGGACGGCGACGACGAGCGCGGTGACGACCGGTTCCACGCCGCCGCAGCCTACCCCCCGTCCGCCCACCCGCCCGCTCGCGCGGCGGCGAACGGTCGTCATCGCGCGCCGGGACGCTCCGGCACTCGACGGCGGCGCTCCCGGGGCCTAACCGGCGGGCGTCTTGTGGACGAACGCGGCGACCGCCTCGCCCAGCTCGCGGCCCGCGTCCTCCTGCAGGAAGTGACCGGCGCCGGCGATGACGGGGTGGTCGAGCCCCGCCGCGCCGCGCATGGACTTCTTCAGGATCGGCGCCATGCCGCCGGTGATGGGGTCGCGGTCGGAGAACGCCACGAGGAACGGCAGGCCGAGGTTGATGAGCGTCTCCCAGGCGGCACGGTTGGCGGGGGACGCGGGGTCGCCGGGAGTGATCGGAACCAGGCCCGGCATCGCCCGCGGCCCGGCCTTGAACTCCTCCGAGGGGAACGGCGCGTCGTAGGCCCGCCGTACGGGCTCGGACAGCTCGGTGACGCAGCCGGACTGGACGAACCGGGCGATGTCGAGCACCGGTGCCTTCTCGACGGCCTCCCGGAAGCGGTGCCACACCTCCGGCATCGGGATGTCGCCGGTCGGCAGGCCGGTGTTGGCGGCGACGACCCGGGCGAACCGGTCCGGATGCTCGGCGACGAGCCGCAGTCCGATCAGCCCGCCCCAGTCCTGGCCCACCACCGTCACGCCATCGAGGCCGAGCGCGTCGAAGGCGAGCGACCGCACCCATTCCACGTGCCGGGCATAGGTGTGGTCCTCCGGGCGGGACGGCTTGTCGGAGCGGCCGAAGCCCACCAGGTCGGGGGCGACGGCCCGGCAGCCCGCCTCGGCCAGCACGGCGATGACGTGCCGATAGAGGAACGACCAGCTCGGCTCCCCGTGCAGCAGCAGCACCGGCGGGCCGTCCGCGGGACCCGCCTCGACGTACGCCATCCGGGCGCCGCCGGTCACCTCGGCGTAGCGGGGTTCGTAGGGGAAGTCCGGCAGCTCGGCGAAGCGCTCGTCAGGGGTACGCAGGAAATCCATGCTGTGGTCCTTTACGACGTAGGTTCGTCGGATACGACAGGGTGGGCGGGGCGCGGGACGCACCGCACGGGGCGGGGGCGTCAGTCAGAACCCGCGGGCGCCTCCAGTGCGGCGCGGATACGGGCGGCGTAGTCCTCCATCTCGGCGTCGCCGTCGTACTTGACCCGGGGCCAGAAGAAGCCGCGCAGGCCGTCCTTGCGGTTGCGCGGCACGACGTGGACGTGCAGGTGGGGCACGCTCTGACTGATCCGGTTGTTCATCGCGACGAACGTTCCGGCCGCGCCGGTGCCCGCCTCGACCGCACGCGCGACGGCCTGGACCCGGCCGAAGAACGGCCCGACCGATGCCGGCGGAAGGTCCGGCAGGGTCTCGGCGTGGCCGCGCGGCACGACGAGCACGTGCCCCTTGAAAACCGGCCGGGCGTCGAGGAAGGCCGCCGCGACCTCGTCGTCCAGCACCACGTGGGCGGGCCGCTCCCCCGCCGCGATCTCACAGAACACGCAGCCGTCCACGGTCACCAGCCCAGCGTGGCGTCGCCCTCGACGAGCGCCTTGGCGATGATGAGCCGCTGCACGTCGTTGGTGCCCTCGCCGATCGCCATCAGCGGCGCGTCCCGGTAGAGGCGCTCGACCACGAACTCCTGCGAGTAGCCGTACCCGCCGTGGATCCGCATCGCCTCCAACGTCGCCCGCAGCGCCACCTCCGAGGCGAAGTACTTCGCCATCGCGGCCTCGCTGCGCACCGGCCCCGCCTCCGACCTCGTGGCCGCCCAGTACGTCATCAGCCTGGCCGCCTGGATCTCGGTCGCCATGTCGGCCAGCTTGAGCTGGATCGCCTGGAAGCCCGCGATCGGCTGCCCGAACGCGTGCCGCTCGCGGGCGTAGCCCAGCGCCGCGTCGTAGGCGCACTGGGCGACGCCGACGGCCCGGGCCGCGATGTTGAGGCGGCCGAGTTCGAGCGCCGACAGCACCTGCTGCATACCGCGCCCCTCCACGCCGCCGAGCAGCCGGGACGCCGGCACCCGCACGCCGTCGAGGACGACCTCGCAGGTCTCCGTGCCCTTGTAACCCAGCTTGGGCAGGTCGCGGCTGACGGTCAGGCCCTCGCTGCCGCCGTCCACGAGCAGCACCGACATCCCGCGGTGGGCGGGCGTCTCGATCGAGGTCTTCACCAGGACGGGCAGCGGGTCGGCGTGCCGGGCGTTGGTGATCCACGTCTTGGTCCCGGTGACGACATAGTGGTCGCCGTCGCGGACCGCCCGGGTGGCGATGCCCTGCAGGTCGGTTCCCGCGCCCGGCTCGGTCAGCGCGATCCCGGTGCGGCGCGCTCCCGTGGCGAGGCCGGGCAGGTAGTGGCGGCGCTGCTCCTCGGTGCCGTATCTGGCGATCATCCACGCGGACAGCGAGTGGGAGCCGAGCACCCCCGCCACGCCCATCCAGCCCCGGGCGATCTCCTCGAAGACGAGGGCGAACGACACCCGGTCGAGGTCGAGCCCGCCGTACTCCTCCGGGATCGTGACGCCGAACAGCCCCAGCTGCCCGAACCGCTCGACGATCTCCGCCGGGTAGCGGCCCGTGCGCTCCCACTCCGGCGCGACGGGGACGATCTCCTTGTCCACGAACTCCCGCAGCGTCTGCCGGAACAGCCGCTGGTCCTCGTTCAGCTCGAAGTCCATCACGCCTCCATCGGGCCGGTCTTGGCGCGCGGGAAGTATCCCTTGTCGTGCGGCGCGTCGCGCTTGTAGACCATCACCGCGCGCCGCCAGGACATCACCTCGTCGCCGTCCTGGTTCAGCCCCCGGGTCCGGCAGGTGACGATGCCGGCGTACGGCCGGGATTTCGACTCGCGCTTGTCCACCACCATCGACTCGGCGTAGAGCGTGTCGCCCACGAAGACCGGATGGGTCAGCCGGATCTCGTCCCAGCCGAGGTTCATCATGGCCGTCTGGCTGACGTCGATGACCGACAGCCCGAGCACGATCGCCACCGAGAGCCCCGAATTCACGATGATCTTCCCTGCCGGAGACCCGGCGGCGAAGTGCGCGTTGAAGTGGTTCTGGTTGGTGTTCATCGTCAGCAGCGTGAACCAGGTGTTGTCGGCCTCGCTGATCGTCCGGCCGAGTGGGTGCTGGTAGACGTCGCCGACCACGAAGTCCTCGTAGTAACGCCCGATCCGGGCTTCATGGACCGTCACACCAGAATACTATTCTGGATCTTCCCGCCACAGGAGGACCCACGGCACCGGTTCTCCAACGTTCGGAACAGTTCCGGACATGCACAGACCTGGTATATGTGACGCGTGTCTCCAACAGTGGGGATTGCTTCGTGCGGGCTCCACCGCAGTGGAAGGCGGCCGAGCCCGGACGCGCGGCAGATCCCCCTACCGAGACTCGAAAAAGGAGCTCGTCATGCGCCGACGTATCGCCGCCGCCGTTCTCACCGTCCTCATGTCCATCGGCGTCACCGCCGCGATCGCCGCGGCGTCGGCCACGCCGGCCAGCGCGGACTACTACTGCTGCTGACCGGACCCCGGCCCCGTCGTCTCCCGT
The DNA window shown above is from Microbispora sp. ZYX-F-249 and carries:
- a CDS encoding Uma2 family endonuclease, with the protein product MSVTIEFDQHGTDYPWTRDDTRDLPEGFRYEIEDGNLLVMNSPAPEHQYVANRLMRILDDAAEDAGLDLITIGPVDVDVPGPLSGYRSPDLVTVPGKLAEGGYDLLKGHDVLIATEITGKDAITRDMITKRQVYASIGIPFYWVVRLDQPEPRLIVFELAAGEYRQRHDVRMGEPVTLDEPFRVTLDPGALLRRRPG
- a CDS encoding sodium/solute symporter encodes the protein MLATVLIGAFGIRMSRTTSDFYVASRTVSPLWNASAIGGEYLSAASFLGIAGLILTFGADMLWLPVGWTGGYLVLLVLVSAPLRRSGAYTLPDFAEARLESMTVRRLSSVLVVLIGWLYLMPQFQSAGLVFRTITGAPPWAGSLLVAVVVATNVLSGGMRSITFVQAFQYWLKLTALAVPLAFMLVAWWSDGTPGLAPGDEWALPLHGREHPVYETYSLILATFLGTMGLPHVLVRFYTNPDGRAARRTTLLVLTLLGAFYLMPAVYGYLGHVYGMPESDTVVIALPGRLVGGPVGEFLTALVTAGAFAAFLSTSSGLTVSVAGVIAQDILRGGVRAFRVATVLAVLVPLALAGAARSLPVATVVGLAFAVAASSFCPLLVLGIWWRRLTTAGAMAGLLAGGGLACAAVVVTITGGPHSGWAGSLLAQPAAWTVPVSFTVMVVVSLLTPSRVPRGVARTMVRLHTPETLNVDRGDWHPRYM
- a CDS encoding MaoC family dehydratase, with the protein product MTVHEARIGRYYEDFVVGDVYQHPLGRTISEADNTWFTLLTMNTNQNHFNAHFAAGSPAGKIIVNSGLSVAIVLGLSVIDVSQTAMMNLGWDEIRLTHPVFVGDTLYAESMVVDKRESKSRPYAGIVTCRTRGLNQDGDEVMSWRRAVMVYKRDAPHDKGYFPRAKTGPMEA
- a CDS encoding HIT family protein; the protein is MTVDGCVFCEIAAGERPAHVVLDDEVAAAFLDARPVFKGHVLVVPRGHAETLPDLPPASVGPFFGRVQAVARAVEAGTGAAGTFVAMNNRISQSVPHLHVHVVPRNRKDGLRGFFWPRVKYDGDAEMEDYAARIRAALEAPAGSD
- a CDS encoding haloalkane dehalogenase; this translates as MDFLRTPDERFAELPDFPYEPRYAEVTGGARMAYVEAGPADGPPVLLLHGEPSWSFLYRHVIAVLAEAGCRAVAPDLVGFGRSDKPSRPEDHTYARHVEWVRSLAFDALGLDGVTVVGQDWGGLIGLRLVAEHPDRFARVVAANTGLPTGDIPMPEVWHRFREAVEKAPVLDIARFVQSGCVTELSEPVRRAYDAPFPSEEFKAGPRAMPGLVPITPGDPASPANRAAWETLINLGLPFLVAFSDRDPITGGMAPILKKSMRGAAGLDHPVIAGAGHFLQEDAGRELGEAVAAFVHKTPAG
- a CDS encoding LytR/AlgR family response regulator transcription factor codes for the protein MSGLRVLAVDDEQPALEDVAYLLRADPRIGDVLTARDGAAALRLLDRAIADGKPVDAVFLDIRMRGLDGVVLGRLLTQFTRPPKIVFVTAYEAHAVDAFELKAEDYLLKPVRPERLAEAIRRVCGSRGEQGEGPQADTIPVELGGVTRFVASTEVRYVEAQGDYARLHTATGSHLVRIPLATLEERWASAGFLRVHRSHLVAVKHIDELHIDSGKCVVRVGDTEIPVSRRHTRELRDLLVRRARKGQAR
- a CDS encoding sensor histidine kinase; this translates as MEPVVTALVVAVLVAVPAVVLWRVLRGRRDLGSSPAERATFETLHTASLAAPPLRAGLTQAGALKASRHLRELLGSPAIAVTNVEELLVYDGAGDHHAADAFEHAAETLKDGRTQVLALDCTRPECPVRHAVVVPLTTDDRVVGSLAAYGDHASAGLVRAAQEVARWVDSQLELAELDRSRTMLMEAEVRALRAQISPHFIYNSLTTIASFVRTDPEQARELLLEFADFTRYSFRRHGDFTTLAEELRSIDRYLTLERARFGDQLEVTLRIAPEVLPVAVPFLCLQPLVENAVRHGLEAKPGVGRITIVAEDAGAECVITVEDDGVGMDPERLRRVLAGEDRSGAGGIGVANVDERLRQVYGDEYGLVVETGEGAGTKVAVRVPKYHPGVRT
- a CDS encoding acyl-CoA dehydrogenase family protein gives rise to the protein MDFELNEDQRLFRQTLREFVDKEIVPVAPEWERTGRYPAEIVERFGQLGLFGVTIPEEYGGLDLDRVSFALVFEEIARGWMGVAGVLGSHSLSAWMIARYGTEEQRRHYLPGLATGARRTGIALTEPGAGTDLQGIATRAVRDGDHYVVTGTKTWITNARHADPLPVLVKTSIETPAHRGMSVLLVDGGSEGLTVSRDLPKLGYKGTETCEVVLDGVRVPASRLLGGVEGRGMQQVLSALELGRLNIAARAVGVAQCAYDAALGYARERHAFGQPIAGFQAIQLKLADMATEIQAARLMTYWAATRSEAGPVRSEAAMAKYFASEVALRATLEAMRIHGGYGYSQEFVVERLYRDAPLMAIGEGTNDVQRLIIAKALVEGDATLGW